The following nucleotide sequence is from Rickettsiales bacterium.
CGTTAGGCTCAGTTTTATTGATGATTTCTAGTGAAAAACTTTTCAGAAGTTTAATTCCATTTTTGTTATATCTCGCAACGATTTTATTTTACCTAGCACCTAAAATTCAAAATATTTTGAATGAAAATAAGAAATTGCTTGATAGGTTCTCCTCACAAAAAGCAAGTTTTATAGGGCTTTTTTTGATTACAATTTACGGCGGATATTTTGGTGCGGGGCAAGGAATTATGCTGATGGCACTACTTTCAATCACTGAAAAAGATGATATTAAAGAACTCAATACGCAGAAGAATTTTTTTGCAGTGATTGCAAATTTTACTGCGGTAATTTTCTTCGCTTTTTCTGGAATGATAGCTTGGAAATCCGCTTTAATTGTGCTAATAGGTGCGGTTATTGGTGGCTATATTGGGGCAAAAATTGCAAACTCCATCAAGCCGCAAACCCTCAGAAAAATAATAATCTCAGTCGGGTTTTTACTTGGAACTTATTATTTGTTAGGATTATAATAATTCTCGCCAAGGAATTAGGGGATAAGAGGTATA
It contains:
- a CDS encoding sulfite exporter TauE/SafE family protein, with product MLEIFILFIAGILAGLVNSIAGGGTFFTFPALMHSGLTSIIANATNSLSIFPGHFGGLIPQRKYLIGKIFELRYKILACFIGGALGSVLLMISSEKLFRSLIPFLLYLATILFYLAPKIQNILNENKKLLDRFSSQKASFIGLFLITIYGGYFGAGQGIMLMALLSITEKDDIKELNTQKNFFAVIANFTAVIFFAFSGMIAWKSALIVLIGAVIGGYIGAKIANSIKPQTLRKIIISVGFLLGTYYLLGL